From the Clupea harengus chromosome 15, Ch_v2.0.2, whole genome shotgun sequence genome, one window contains:
- the max gene encoding protein max isoform X4, with product MSDNDDIEVDSDADKRAHHNALERKRRDHIKDSFHGLRDSVPALQGEKASRAQILDKATEYIQYMRRKNHTHQQDIDDLKRQNALLEQQVRALEKVKGLQASYASSDGSRYTNPKGSTVSAFDGGSGSSSESEPEEPPSRKKLRAEAS from the exons ATGAGTGACAACGATGACATCGAAGTCGATAGTGAC GCAGACAAACGTGCACATCACAATGCACTGGAGCGCAAGCGTAGGGACCACATCAAAGACAGCTTTCATGGCCTGCGCGACTCCGTCCCCGCCCTGCAAGGGGAAAAG GCATCTCGAGCTCAAATACTAGACAAAGCCACAGAGTACATCCAGTACATGAGGCGGAAAAACCACACGCACCAGCAGGACATCGACGACCTCAAGAGGCAGAACGCCTTGTTGGAGCAGCAAG TCCGTGCGCTGGAGAAGGTGAAGGGGCTGCAGGCCAGCTACGCCTCATCGGACGGCAGCCGCTACACCAATCCCAAGGGCAGCACCGTGTCGGCGTTCGACGGTGGCTCCGGGTCCAGCTCGGAGTCCGAGCCCGAGGAGCCGCCCAGCCGAAAGAAGCTCCGCGCCGAGGCCAGCTGA
- the max gene encoding protein max isoform X3 has product MSDNDDIEVDSDEESPIFNNEADKRAHHNALERKRRDHIKDSFHGLRDSVPALQGEKASRAQILDKATEYIQYMRRKNHTHQQDIDDLKRQNALLEQQVRALEKVKGLQASYASSDGSRYTNPKGSTVSAFDGGSGSSSESEPEEPPSRKKLRAEAS; this is encoded by the exons ATGAGTGACAACGATGACATCGAAGTCGATAGTGAC GAAGAATCACCGATATTTAACAATGAG GCAGACAAACGTGCACATCACAATGCACTGGAGCGCAAGCGTAGGGACCACATCAAAGACAGCTTTCATGGCCTGCGCGACTCCGTCCCCGCCCTGCAAGGGGAAAAG GCATCTCGAGCTCAAATACTAGACAAAGCCACAGAGTACATCCAGTACATGAGGCGGAAAAACCACACGCACCAGCAGGACATCGACGACCTCAAGAGGCAGAACGCCTTGTTGGAGCAGCAAG TCCGTGCGCTGGAGAAGGTGAAGGGGCTGCAGGCCAGCTACGCCTCATCGGACGGCAGCCGCTACACCAATCCCAAGGGCAGCACCGTGTCGGCGTTCGACGGTGGCTCCGGGTCCAGCTCGGAGTCCGAGCCCGAGGAGCCGCCCAGCCGAAAGAAGCTCCGCGCCGAGGCCAGCTGA
- the max gene encoding protein max isoform X2: protein MSDNDDIEVDSDADKRAHHNALERKRRDHIKDSFHGLRDSVPALQGEKVGRPDGRKKKELLKASRAQILDKATEYIQYMRRKNHTHQQDIDDLKRQNALLEQQVRALEKVKGLQASYASSDGSRYTNPKGSTVSAFDGGSGSSSESEPEEPPSRKKLRAEAS from the exons ATGAGTGACAACGATGACATCGAAGTCGATAGTGAC GCAGACAAACGTGCACATCACAATGCACTGGAGCGCAAGCGTAGGGACCACATCAAAGACAGCTTTCATGGCCTGCGCGACTCCGTCCCCGCCCTGCAAGGGGAAAAGGTTGGTAGACCTgacgggagaaaaaaaaaagagctccTAAAG GCATCTCGAGCTCAAATACTAGACAAAGCCACAGAGTACATCCAGTACATGAGGCGGAAAAACCACACGCACCAGCAGGACATCGACGACCTCAAGAGGCAGAACGCCTTGTTGGAGCAGCAAG TCCGTGCGCTGGAGAAGGTGAAGGGGCTGCAGGCCAGCTACGCCTCATCGGACGGCAGCCGCTACACCAATCCCAAGGGCAGCACCGTGTCGGCGTTCGACGGTGGCTCCGGGTCCAGCTCGGAGTCCGAGCCCGAGGAGCCGCCCAGCCGAAAGAAGCTCCGCGCCGAGGCCAGCTGA
- the max gene encoding protein max isoform X1, with the protein MSDNDDIEVDSDEESPIFNNEADKRAHHNALERKRRDHIKDSFHGLRDSVPALQGEKVGRPDGRKKKELLKASRAQILDKATEYIQYMRRKNHTHQQDIDDLKRQNALLEQQVRALEKVKGLQASYASSDGSRYTNPKGSTVSAFDGGSGSSSESEPEEPPSRKKLRAEAS; encoded by the exons ATGAGTGACAACGATGACATCGAAGTCGATAGTGAC GAAGAATCACCGATATTTAACAATGAG GCAGACAAACGTGCACATCACAATGCACTGGAGCGCAAGCGTAGGGACCACATCAAAGACAGCTTTCATGGCCTGCGCGACTCCGTCCCCGCCCTGCAAGGGGAAAAGGTTGGTAGACCTgacgggagaaaaaaaaaagagctccTAAAG GCATCTCGAGCTCAAATACTAGACAAAGCCACAGAGTACATCCAGTACATGAGGCGGAAAAACCACACGCACCAGCAGGACATCGACGACCTCAAGAGGCAGAACGCCTTGTTGGAGCAGCAAG TCCGTGCGCTGGAGAAGGTGAAGGGGCTGCAGGCCAGCTACGCCTCATCGGACGGCAGCCGCTACACCAATCCCAAGGGCAGCACCGTGTCGGCGTTCGACGGTGGCTCCGGGTCCAGCTCGGAGTCCGAGCCCGAGGAGCCGCCCAGCCGAAAGAAGCTCCGCGCCGAGGCCAGCTGA